The Thermococcus thermotolerans genome contains a region encoding:
- a CDS encoding DEAD/DEAH box helicase, producing MLFVVRPGRKKNELEAFFIENEPEKLSQMRNLKADAIYRFIMREGRLFKVLEGSQYRNPKEIEKLLRQAIIVLVNADEWEDYFKRRLQNKRVEKAELCRLCLLDGRVTVLTEGNRIKYHGEYICERCAEDELKRELRFRFRSVAMFDQAKKLLDRFRDLDKVLYAFDPRFDPTRHPEITKWDELKAKHARVEKVKVDELDLPEKFKSVLKAEGVNELLPVQSLAVKNGLLEGESLLVVSATASGKTLIGELAGVPKAMKGQKMLFLVPLVALANQKYDDFKRRYSKLGLRVAIRVGMSRIKTRDELVVVDTGIDADIIVGTYEGIDYLLRAGRKIGNVGTIVIDEIHMLDDEERGPRLDGLIARLRRLYPNAQFIGLSATVGNPDELARELGLKLVLYDERPVDLERHIIIARNESEKWRHIAVLCRAEAMRKSRRGYKGQTIVFTFSRKRTHELAAYLTSKGVKAKPYHSGLPYRQRKLTEMEFLAQRLDVVVTTAALGAGVDFPASQVIFESLAMGNKWLTVREFHQMLGRAGRPLYHEKGKVYLIVEPGRKYSAGMESSEDEVAFKLLTAPIEPVIVEWSDELEGDNVLAHSCVFNRLDVIEEVQSKCLGANQNAEKVLEKLEEFGFVRLKGSLVEVTPYGRAVSMSFLLPKEAAFIRDNLGKKPAGWIAVKLLPFENLYLSGTLQRELEGAVRGRLSANVFSPSFASILEELDRVIPELSPNAAERLFMLYQEFFMCPEEDCTEHAMERVSNMIIELRRNGRHPTQIAEHFRKVYGLIVYPGDVFTWLDGIVRKLEAIERIARVFRVRSAEEEAKVLRREIEEGRTIRSKAGKLK from the coding sequence ATGCTCTTCGTCGTGAGACCTGGGAGAAAGAAGAACGAGCTTGAGGCATTCTTCATCGAGAACGAGCCCGAAAAGCTCTCACAGATGAGAAACCTCAAGGCCGATGCTATATACCGCTTCATAATGCGAGAGGGAAGGCTCTTCAAGGTTCTTGAGGGGAGTCAGTACCGCAACCCCAAGGAGATCGAGAAGCTCCTCCGTCAGGCAATAATCGTCCTTGTGAACGCTGACGAGTGGGAGGACTACTTTAAGAGGAGGCTCCAGAACAAGCGCGTTGAGAAAGCCGAGCTCTGCCGCCTCTGTCTCCTCGACGGCAGGGTGACCGTCCTTACCGAGGGCAACCGCATTAAATATCACGGCGAGTACATCTGCGAGCGCTGTGCAGAGGACGAGCTGAAGAGGGAACTCCGCTTCAGGTTCAGGAGCGTTGCCATGTTCGACCAAGCCAAGAAGCTCCTTGACAGGTTTAGAGACCTCGATAAAGTTCTCTACGCCTTCGACCCGCGCTTTGACCCCACCAGGCACCCGGAGATAACCAAGTGGGACGAGCTGAAGGCGAAGCACGCCAGGGTGGAAAAAGTAAAGGTTGACGAGCTCGACCTCCCGGAGAAGTTTAAGTCCGTTCTCAAAGCTGAAGGCGTTAACGAGCTCCTCCCCGTCCAGAGCCTGGCGGTAAAGAACGGCCTCCTTGAGGGCGAGAGCCTCCTCGTTGTATCTGCAACCGCCAGCGGTAAGACCCTCATCGGCGAGCTGGCGGGAGTTCCCAAGGCCATGAAGGGCCAGAAGATGCTCTTCCTCGTCCCCCTCGTTGCTCTGGCAAACCAGAAGTACGATGACTTCAAACGGCGCTATTCCAAACTCGGCCTCCGCGTGGCGATAAGAGTTGGGATGAGCAGGATTAAGACGAGGGACGAGCTGGTTGTGGTCGATACTGGCATAGATGCTGACATAATCGTTGGAACCTACGAGGGGATAGACTACCTCCTCCGCGCCGGCAGGAAAATCGGCAACGTCGGAACCATCGTGATAGACGAAATCCACATGCTAGACGACGAGGAGCGCGGGCCGAGGCTGGACGGTTTAATTGCGAGATTGAGGAGGCTCTACCCAAATGCCCAGTTCATAGGCCTGAGCGCCACCGTCGGGAACCCTGACGAGCTGGCCAGGGAACTCGGGCTGAAGCTGGTGCTCTACGACGAAAGGCCAGTCGATCTGGAGAGGCACATAATCATAGCGAGGAACGAGAGCGAGAAGTGGCGTCACATAGCGGTTCTCTGCCGTGCGGAGGCAATGAGAAAATCCCGGCGGGGCTACAAGGGGCAGACGATAGTCTTCACATTCTCGCGCAAGAGGACGCACGAGCTGGCCGCTTACCTCACGAGCAAGGGGGTCAAAGCGAAGCCCTACCACTCTGGCTTACCTTACAGACAGAGGAAGCTCACCGAGATGGAGTTCCTGGCTCAGAGGCTCGACGTTGTGGTCACCACAGCCGCCCTTGGAGCCGGCGTTGACTTTCCCGCTTCCCAGGTCATCTTCGAGAGCCTCGCAATGGGCAACAAGTGGCTCACCGTCAGGGAGTTCCATCAGATGCTCGGGAGGGCCGGAAGGCCCCTCTACCACGAGAAGGGGAAGGTCTACCTCATAGTTGAGCCCGGGAGGAAGTATTCTGCCGGGATGGAAAGCTCGGAGGACGAAGTTGCATTCAAGCTCCTCACCGCACCGATTGAACCCGTCATCGTCGAGTGGAGCGACGAGCTTGAGGGGGACAACGTTCTGGCCCACTCCTGCGTCTTCAACCGCCTCGACGTCATCGAGGAGGTTCAGAGCAAATGCCTCGGTGCCAATCAGAACGCCGAGAAAGTCCTTGAAAAGCTTGAAGAATTCGGCTTCGTCCGGCTTAAGGGCTCCTTAGTCGAGGTCACGCCCTATGGGAGGGCCGTGAGCATGAGCTTCCTCCTCCCAAAGGAGGCCGCGTTCATAAGGGATAACCTCGGAAAGAAGCCGGCCGGGTGGATAGCCGTCAAACTCCTCCCCTTCGAGAACCTTTACCTAAGCGGGACGCTCCAAAGGGAGCTTGAGGGCGCAGTGAGGGGGAGGTTGAGCGCCAACGTCTTCTCGCCCAGCTTCGCTTCCATCCTTGAGGAGCTCGACAGGGTCATTCCGGAGCTCAGTCCCAACGCCGCAGAGAGGCTCTTTATGCTCTACCAGGAGTTCTTCATGTGTCCCGAGGAAGACTGCACCGAGCACGCGATGGAGCGGGTCAGCAACATGATAATCGAGCTGAGGAGGAACGGGAGGCATCCAACCCAAATAGCGGAGCACTTCAGGAAGGTCTACGGGCTGATAGTCTATCCGGGCGATGTCTTTACTTGGCTCGATGGCATTGTGAGGAAGCTTGAAGCGATAGAGAGAATCGCGAGGGTCTTCCGCGTAAGGAGTGCCGAAGAGGAGGCAAAGGTTCTGAGGCGGGAGATTGAAGAGGGAAGAACCATCCGCAGTAAAGCGGGTAAGCTGAAGTAA
- a CDS encoding DUF63 family protein — MLESLMDFLYRYFWEPMFTRSGYNPVNTFVYAFLLGLGVIYSYKYIIKPLRIKVDERLFLAVTPMVIFGSTVRALVDGGVLPKNPLILTPGIFFTAFILILPALALDSKMGTYPKITVAWGALLALWANYLLVTNAKSWEPYGLTLIHTAVSFAAVFAFYRWRPFERLYLYPVLAHYFDIASTVVAIHFYGYREVHWLENILVNYLGAYSYYPWITLILLVVYYGLRYLVPDEEERYFWYLAIYILGLGPAIRDPAQLVLQIG, encoded by the coding sequence ATGCTGGAATCCCTGATGGACTTTCTCTACCGCTACTTCTGGGAACCGATGTTCACGAGGAGCGGCTACAACCCGGTCAACACGTTCGTCTACGCCTTCCTGCTGGGGCTTGGAGTGATATACTCATATAAATATATAATCAAGCCCCTCCGAATAAAGGTCGACGAGAGGCTCTTTCTGGCGGTTACACCCATGGTAATCTTTGGCTCGACGGTGAGGGCGCTCGTTGATGGGGGAGTTCTCCCAAAGAATCCCCTCATACTGACCCCTGGAATATTCTTTACAGCCTTCATCCTGATACTTCCCGCCCTGGCTCTGGATTCAAAAATGGGTACGTATCCTAAGATAACCGTTGCATGGGGGGCGCTTCTGGCGCTCTGGGCCAACTACCTCCTTGTGACCAACGCCAAGAGCTGGGAGCCCTACGGACTGACCCTCATCCACACCGCAGTCAGCTTTGCCGCAGTCTTCGCGTTCTACCGGTGGAGGCCCTTTGAGAGGCTCTACCTCTACCCGGTTCTCGCCCACTACTTCGATATAGCATCGACCGTCGTGGCCATCCACTTCTACGGCTACCGCGAGGTGCACTGGCTGGAGAACATCCTGGTGAACTACCTGGGGGCGTACTCATACTACCCGTGGATAACACTGATACTCCTGGTGGTCTACTACGGGCTCAGGTACCTCGTGCCCGACGAAGAGGAGCGCTATTTCTGGTACCTCGCAATATACATCCTCGGATTGGGCCCGGCCATAAGGGATCCGGCCCAGCTGGTACTCCAGATAGGGTGA
- a CDS encoding energy-coupling factor transporter transmembrane component T family protein, producing the protein MIYPFYFERDSLLHSLDPRVKIIGTLAGIAAIMLYNDPLFLIPLFFLTLISAKALGKIEIREVLHLLKPLIPIVIITIVIWPLIYKPRLEGLLFGISFSMRLLTFALLTFMLLMTTSQRDLILGFVKLGMPYEFGLTISIALRYIPTLYILTGNIMDAQKSRGWEVEKGNFLVRMKRMSAVLIPLLVASLKTAHELSIALESRALGATKKRTFLYDIEMTCRDYLAMTALLLLFALALYVRYGLGLGHISIYD; encoded by the coding sequence ATGATATATCCCTTCTACTTCGAGAGGGACTCCCTGCTTCACAGCCTCGATCCGAGGGTCAAGATAATCGGGACCCTCGCCGGAATCGCCGCAATAATGCTCTACAATGACCCCCTTTTCCTGATCCCGCTGTTCTTTCTCACTCTCATATCAGCCAAAGCTCTCGGGAAAATTGAAATTAGGGAAGTGCTCCACCTTCTGAAGCCCCTCATTCCGATAGTCATTATAACCATTGTGATATGGCCCCTGATATACAAGCCGAGGCTTGAGGGGCTTCTCTTCGGCATCTCCTTCTCGATGCGCCTGCTGACCTTCGCCCTGCTGACGTTCATGCTTCTGATGACGACGAGCCAGCGCGACCTGATCCTCGGCTTTGTGAAGCTGGGTATGCCCTACGAGTTCGGTCTGACGATTTCAATAGCACTCCGCTACATTCCCACCCTCTACATCCTGACTGGCAACATTATGGACGCCCAGAAAAGCCGGGGATGGGAGGTGGAGAAGGGCAACTTCTTGGTCAGGATGAAGAGAATGAGCGCAGTCCTTATACCCCTTCTTGTAGCGTCCCTCAAGACTGCCCACGAGCTGAGCATAGCCCTAGAGAGCCGCGCCCTCGGTGCCACCAAGAAAAGGACGTTTCTCTATGACATCGAGATGACCTGTAGGGACTATCTTGCCATGACCGCCCTCCTGCTCCTCTTTGCGCTGGCGCTCTACGTCCGATACGGCCTTGGGCTGGGACATATAAGTATATATGACTAG
- a CDS encoding energy-coupling factor ABC transporter ATP-binding protein, with product MLRAENVWHIYENGREALRGIDFEMGEEIVALVGQNGSGKTTLAKHFNGLLKPTKGKVIVDGMDTREHTVAELSRIVGYVFQNPEHMFFEESVFREVAFGPKNLGLSEEEVESRVRWALKTVNLEGYEERAPYSLSGGEKQRLAIACVLAMKPKYLILDEPTTGLDARNAAGVVKTIRELRKGGHGILLITHDMDLVLELAERVVLLHRGRKVFDGPVEEFFSLELHDYGLEKPELLRISEKLGIGFVRSTSEVINALAGGSR from the coding sequence ATGCTGAGGGCTGAGAACGTCTGGCATATCTACGAGAACGGGAGAGAGGCGCTGAGAGGCATAGACTTCGAGATGGGCGAGGAGATAGTGGCTCTGGTGGGCCAGAACGGAAGTGGAAAGACGACGCTGGCTAAGCACTTCAACGGCCTCCTGAAGCCCACGAAGGGAAAGGTAATCGTCGATGGAATGGACACCAGGGAACATACCGTCGCCGAACTAAGCAGAATAGTCGGCTATGTCTTTCAGAACCCGGAGCACATGTTCTTTGAGGAGAGTGTCTTCAGGGAGGTTGCATTCGGGCCAAAGAATCTCGGTTTGAGTGAGGAAGAGGTCGAGAGCAGGGTAAGATGGGCACTGAAAACCGTCAACCTTGAGGGTTACGAAGAGAGGGCACCCTACTCCCTCAGCGGCGGTGAAAAGCAGAGACTGGCGATAGCCTGCGTCCTGGCCATGAAGCCGAAGTACCTCATTCTGGATGAACCAACGACCGGCCTGGACGCCAGAAACGCCGCAGGAGTCGTCAAGACCATACGCGAACTGAGAAAAGGCGGTCATGGAATACTCCTCATCACCCACGATATGGATCTGGTTCTGGAGCTGGCCGAGAGGGTAGTTCTGCTCCACAGGGGCAGGAAGGTCTTCGACGGTCCAGTGGAGGAGTTCTTCTCCCTCGAACTGCACGACTACGGGCTTGAAAAACCGGAGCTCCTCAGAATAAGCGAAAAACTCGGAATAGGGTTTGTTAGGAGCACCTCGGAGGTCATAAACGCCCTGGCGGGTGGTTCACGATGA
- a CDS encoding biotin--[acetyl-CoA-carboxylase] ligase encodes MRGMIKDSPVKRGILSMMKSRRMVSGEEIARELGVSRVSIWKHIKELQALGYEIETTGKGYRLISTPEKPYPWELDVRSYYLLKTPSTMEVAGRLAERGEPEWTFVIAEEQTAGRARRGGRWLSRRGGLYFSVILRPRIRLTDVGNLMEPSLKAVARTLRDYGIPAEVLEEGVYTGGKKIAGVLLEAAGELDMVRYAIIGVGLNVSNPVPDDATSMVRVLGRAPTLIEVSRKLFRELKLSLGTFLNQQSEVESDAEG; translated from the coding sequence ATGAGGGGGATGATAAAGGACAGTCCGGTGAAGAGGGGAATACTGTCCATGATGAAGAGCAGGAGGATGGTATCAGGGGAGGAGATAGCCAGGGAGCTGGGTGTTTCAAGGGTCTCCATATGGAAGCACATTAAAGAGCTCCAGGCCCTCGGGTACGAGATAGAGACCACAGGAAAAGGTTACCGGCTCATTTCCACCCCCGAAAAGCCATATCCCTGGGAGCTTGACGTCAGGAGCTACTACCTTTTGAAGACGCCGTCAACCATGGAGGTCGCTGGGAGGCTCGCTGAGAGGGGAGAACCGGAGTGGACGTTTGTCATAGCGGAGGAGCAGACCGCAGGAAGGGCCCGTCGGGGAGGGCGGTGGCTTTCGAGGAGGGGAGGCCTGTACTTCTCGGTGATTCTGAGGCCAAGGATTAGGCTTACAGACGTTGGAAACCTCATGGAGCCCTCCCTCAAAGCGGTTGCGAGAACCCTCAGAGATTACGGGATCCCTGCGGAGGTTCTTGAGGAGGGGGTCTATACAGGAGGAAAAAAGATAGCGGGCGTCCTTCTGGAGGCGGCAGGGGAGCTGGATATGGTCCGATACGCCATCATTGGGGTTGGGCTGAACGTTTCCAATCCTGTGCCGGATGATGCGACGTCCATGGTACGTGTGCTCGGAAGGGCACCCACACTCATAGAGGTCTCCAGGAAGCTGTTCCGGGAACTCAAACTCTCACTGGGAACTTTTTTAAATCAGCAGTCGGAAGTTGAAAGCGATGCTGAGGGCTGA
- a CDS encoding biotin transporter BioY translates to MRARDVAFAGLFAALTAVGAQISIPVGPVPVTLQVFLVLLSGLVLGARLGFLSQLVYVLMGAVGIPVFANFHGGFAVLYGPTGGYIVAFPIAAFLAGYITEKSGGKTGMIVGSLAGVGVIYLLGWLRLGLFLAGDFHKAFLLGVLPFIPVDVIKAALAVLIADRVRKAIDLG, encoded by the coding sequence ATGAGAGCACGCGATGTAGCCTTTGCAGGTCTCTTCGCGGCCCTGACAGCAGTGGGGGCTCAGATCAGCATTCCAGTGGGGCCAGTTCCCGTAACACTTCAGGTGTTCCTCGTTCTCCTTAGCGGACTCGTTCTCGGGGCGAGACTCGGCTTTTTGAGCCAGCTGGTTTACGTTCTTATGGGTGCCGTGGGCATCCCGGTATTTGCCAACTTTCATGGAGGGTTTGCAGTCCTCTACGGGCCAACCGGCGGATACATAGTGGCCTTCCCCATAGCGGCATTTCTTGCGGGTTATATAACCGAAAAATCCGGGGGAAAAACCGGAATGATTGTCGGCTCTCTTGCCGGGGTTGGGGTCATATACCTCCTCGGCTGGCTGAGACTCGGCCTGTTCCTCGCGGGAGACTTTCACAAAGCGTTTCTCCTTGGGGTGCTACCCTTCATTCCCGTGGATGTTATAAAAGCCGCCCTGGCGGTTTTGATAGCCGACAGGGTGAGAAAAGCAATAGATCTGGGGTGA
- a CDS encoding pyrolysin, which translates to MAVLGPTTVSAKPLSEYNVLILKNVNAWNSPAVEDTLTDMGVPYDVMTGIELQNKTTQDLIDTYDMIIIVSDQPQSFYDQIGPQMGKLEDYVKAGKVLEIHAANWGWNGGLWTTPLPRNVTIIRSYSNYDYVIANNTTLYSSYASHGYFVGLPADAEIITVQAPTGSPDYGKPSTAIYTLGNGKVFVTGLTIEYSVARRGPEWKAFYTEMVMNNLGYSQMAPAPETPVQRGINVMLFNFYYYIQYHRNLERYNALYEEAVAGGMDNETLGLATVQNDTAAEYYANASQYGPVVANFPRIYIFIDLRKAALHQKQAVGILEEAMADW; encoded by the coding sequence ATGGCGGTGTTAGGACCCACTACCGTTTCTGCAAAACCGCTGAGCGAATACAACGTGTTGATCCTTAAGAACGTGAACGCATGGAACTCGCCGGCGGTCGAGGACACCCTCACTGACATGGGGGTTCCGTACGATGTTATGACTGGCATTGAGCTTCAGAACAAGACAACTCAGGATCTCATAGACACATATGACATGATCATCATTGTAAGCGACCAGCCCCAGAGCTTTTACGACCAGATAGGACCCCAGATGGGAAAACTGGAAGACTATGTGAAAGCAGGAAAGGTTCTTGAGATTCATGCCGCCAACTGGGGATGGAACGGCGGGCTTTGGACGACGCCCCTTCCAAGAAACGTAACTATAATACGGAGCTATTCGAACTACGATTACGTGATAGCCAACAACACGACGCTCTACAGCAGCTACGCCAGTCACGGCTACTTCGTTGGCCTACCTGCCGATGCGGAGATAATAACCGTCCAGGCACCCACAGGAAGCCCAGACTACGGCAAGCCAAGTACCGCAATATACACCCTAGGAAACGGCAAGGTCTTCGTTACCGGCCTGACCATTGAGTACAGCGTTGCCAGAAGAGGCCCCGAATGGAAAGCGTTCTACACCGAGATGGTCATGAATAACCTCGGATATTCCCAGATGGCACCGGCTCCGGAGACACCGGTTCAGAGGGGAATAAACGTGATGCTCTTCAACTTCTACTACTACATCCAGTACCACAGGAACCTTGAGAGATACAACGCCCTGTACGAAGAGGCCGTTGCGGGAGGCATGGACAACGAGACCCTGGGACTGGCGACCGTCCAGAACGACACGGCTGCAGAATACTACGCCAACGCAAGCCAGTACGGCCCGGTTGTGGCGAACTTCCCGAGAATCTACATCTTCATAGATTTGAGAAAGGCAGCGCTTCATCAGAAGCAGGCGGTAGGAATACTTGAAGAGGCGATGGCGGACTGGTGA
- a CDS encoding molybdenum cofactor guanylyltransferase codes for MLGVILAFPEKRWENYTLPVADEPVVKLTEQRLLMSKRIEDAITVVRKDKLRTYSLHVSNPLPVSARSRMEALLKALHREPFFLAEGNMPLIMPFLVNYMIGLFYENEPEALIPVWKDGTAEVTHAVYDPDALADAINAALAEGYRNLGRVTEFLDYEPLSIEELAKRNPKVTLSFFRVRNSFDVRFAAETLRKL; via the coding sequence ATGCTCGGGGTAATCCTGGCCTTCCCAGAAAAACGGTGGGAGAACTACACCCTTCCCGTTGCGGATGAGCCCGTTGTTAAGCTCACCGAGCAGAGGCTCCTCATGAGCAAGAGGATAGAGGATGCCATAACGGTGGTCAGAAAGGACAAGCTCAGGACTTATTCCCTTCACGTCTCGAATCCCCTTCCCGTTTCCGCGAGGAGCAGGATGGAAGCCCTCCTGAAGGCCCTCCATAGGGAGCCGTTCTTTCTGGCCGAGGGAAACATGCCCCTGATAATGCCCTTTCTCGTAAACTACATGATCGGACTCTTCTACGAGAACGAGCCGGAGGCGCTGATACCTGTCTGGAAGGACGGGACGGCGGAGGTTACGCACGCGGTTTACGATCCTGACGCCCTTGCCGATGCCATTAATGCGGCCCTGGCTGAGGGCTACCGGAATCTGGGCCGGGTAACGGAGTTCCTGGATTATGAACCGCTGTCCATTGAGGAGCTGGCGAAGAGGAACCCGAAGGTGACGCTGAGCTTTTTCAGGGTGAGGAACTCCTTTGACGTTAGATTCGCGGCCGAGACCCTCCGGAAGCTGTGA
- a CDS encoding PIN domain-containing protein: MEKALYDTNFLIDALKSGEKLDGYTTVLNIVEFPRALELGLRVITPGLEDYLLAIKISQAMVKRGTPVPAVDAIVAAVAINRELTLVTKDRHFEWIKEEFEGLDLQSV, encoded by the coding sequence ATGGAAAAGGCTCTCTACGACACGAACTTCCTAATCGATGCCCTCAAATCCGGTGAGAAACTCGATGGATACACAACGGTTCTCAACATCGTCGAGTTTCCGAGGGCGCTTGAGCTTGGCCTTAGGGTCATAACACCGGGCCTTGAGGACTATTTGCTCGCGATCAAGATATCGCAGGCGATGGTGAAGAGGGGAACGCCAGTCCCGGCGGTTGATGCCATCGTTGCGGCTGTTGCAATAAACCGGGAGCTGACGCTCGTCACGAAGGACAGGCACTTCGAGTGGATAAAAGAGGAGTTTGAAGGACTGGACCTTCAGAGCGTGTAA
- a CDS encoding dipeptidyl-peptidase 5, whose amino-acid sequence MTEGLDIKDLGKFKLVGNIDAFRKRLVFQVTEISVEKDDYFSRLYLYDGRKVRPFTSGKKDSNPRFSPDGKLIAFTSKRDRESKEAELYVIPTDGGEARLLAKFKYGIKNLRFTEDGKSIAVVTPIDVEKKPKDDVHLIREIPFWFNGVGWVYGKRSVVYLVDLETGRKRRVTPKNLDVSQVRFHDGKLHFIAQEDRERKPMVSDLYVLEGRRAKRLTPGEWSVQDFIPLDDGTFILKANTRQRGIPTNTHIYHYNPETGELRKLTAKLDRSAYNSLNCDVRGSQRAELVFRDGWVYYVATDGPRANLFRVNLEGKIERVIGGDRSVESFAIGDYIAFTAQDAVTPTELYVLKDGKEKKVTDFNGWIKDYKLSKPEHFTVRASDGVEIDAWIMKPVDFEPGKKYPAVLEIHGGPKTAYGYSFMHEFHVLTAKGFVVIFSNPRGSDGYGEDFADIREHYGERDYLDLMEVVDEALKRFDFIDGERLGVTGGSYGGFMTNWIVGHTKRFKAAVTQRSISNWVSFFGTTDIGYFFAPDQIGGDPWGNTDGYWEKSPLKYAPNVETPLLIIHSMEDYRCWLPEALQFYTALKYLGKTVELAIFPGENHDLSRSGKPKHRVKRLELIAGWMERWLKD is encoded by the coding sequence ATGACTGAGGGATTGGATATTAAAGACCTCGGAAAGTTCAAGCTCGTTGGGAACATTGATGCCTTCAGGAAAAGGCTCGTCTTTCAGGTGACGGAGATAAGCGTTGAGAAGGACGACTACTTCTCGAGGCTCTACCTCTACGACGGCAGAAAGGTTAGGCCCTTCACCTCCGGAAAGAAGGACTCAAATCCGCGCTTCTCCCCTGACGGGAAGCTGATAGCCTTCACCTCGAAGCGAGACAGGGAAAGCAAGGAAGCCGAGCTCTACGTCATTCCAACGGACGGCGGCGAGGCAAGGCTTTTAGCGAAGTTCAAGTATGGCATCAAAAACCTTCGCTTCACAGAGGATGGTAAAAGCATAGCGGTCGTTACTCCAATAGACGTCGAGAAGAAGCCGAAGGACGACGTCCACCTCATCAGGGAGATACCGTTCTGGTTCAACGGCGTCGGCTGGGTCTACGGGAAGAGAAGCGTTGTTTACCTCGTTGACCTTGAGACAGGCAGAAAGAGGCGCGTAACGCCGAAGAACCTCGACGTCTCGCAGGTTCGCTTCCACGATGGGAAGCTCCACTTCATCGCCCAGGAGGACCGTGAGAGAAAGCCCATGGTGAGCGATCTCTACGTCCTTGAGGGCAGGAGGGCGAAAAGGCTCACCCCCGGAGAGTGGAGCGTTCAGGACTTCATTCCTCTCGACGACGGTACGTTCATCCTCAAGGCAAACACGCGCCAGAGGGGCATTCCGACGAACACGCACATATACCATTACAACCCTGAGACGGGAGAGCTAAGGAAGCTCACAGCTAAACTCGACCGCTCGGCATACAACTCCCTCAACTGCGACGTCCGGGGAAGCCAGAGAGCAGAGCTGGTTTTTAGGGACGGCTGGGTTTATTACGTGGCAACGGATGGCCCGAGGGCGAACCTCTTCAGGGTAAACCTTGAGGGGAAAATCGAGCGTGTCATCGGCGGCGATAGAAGCGTCGAGAGCTTTGCCATTGGGGACTACATAGCCTTCACCGCCCAGGACGCGGTCACTCCGACGGAGCTCTACGTTCTCAAGGATGGAAAAGAAAAGAAGGTTACGGACTTCAACGGCTGGATTAAGGACTACAAACTCTCGAAGCCGGAACACTTCACCGTCAGGGCCAGCGACGGCGTTGAGATTGACGCTTGGATTATGAAGCCCGTTGACTTTGAGCCGGGCAAAAAGTATCCGGCCGTTCTTGAGATTCACGGCGGGCCGAAGACGGCTTACGGCTACTCCTTCATGCACGAGTTCCATGTTCTGACCGCCAAGGGTTTCGTGGTAATCTTCTCCAATCCAAGAGGAAGCGACGGCTACGGCGAGGACTTCGCCGACATAAGGGAGCACTACGGTGAGAGGGATTACCTTGACCTCATGGAGGTCGTTGATGAGGCCCTGAAGAGATTCGACTTCATCGACGGGGAAAGGCTCGGCGTCACCGGCGGCTCCTACGGCGGCTTCATGACCAACTGGATAGTCGGACACACGAAGCGGTTTAAGGCGGCCGTTACGCAACGCTCAATCTCCAACTGGGTGAGCTTCTTCGGGACGACAGACATCGGCTACTTCTTCGCGCCCGACCAGATAGGCGGCGACCCCTGGGGCAACACCGACGGCTACTGGGAGAAGAGCCCGCTGAAGTACGCGCCGAACGTGGAAACACCACTCCTCATAATCCACTCGATGGAGGACTACCGCTGCTGGCTTCCCGAGGCTCTCCAGTTCTACACGGCGCTCAAATACCTGGGCAAGACCGTTGAGCTGGCCATCTTCCCCGGCGAGAACCACGACTTAAGCAGAAGTGGCAAGCCGAAGCACAGGGTCAAGCGCTTGGAGCTGATAGCGGGGTGGATGGAGAGGTGGTTGAAGGATTGA